A genome region from Caloranaerobacter ferrireducens includes the following:
- a CDS encoding acetate/propionate family kinase has protein sequence MKILVINCGSSSLKYQLIDMTNEEVLAKGLAERIGIDGSRVKHRTIGKEEVIIEKPMSNHKVALEIVLNALTDSEHGAIKSMEEISAVGHRVVHGGEKFSGSVVIDDEVLKVLRECADLAPLHNPPNIMGIEACQELMPNTPMVGVFDTAFHQTMPKSSYIYPLPYELYEKYGIRKYGFHGTSHKYVSNRAAEILGKDINELNIITCHLGNGASLAAVKKGKSIDTSMGFTPLEGLAMGTRCGDIDPAIVTFLMEKENMSTSEVNNLLNKKSGVLGISGVSSDFRDIEEAAAKGNERAQLALDKFTSRVKKYVGAYAAIMGGVDVIVFTAGLGENSPETREAVCEGLEFMGVEIDKEKNKVRGKETIISTENSKVKVLVVPTNEELMIARETKALV, from the coding sequence ATGAAGATACTAGTTATAAACTGTGGTAGTTCATCTTTAAAATATCAGTTAATTGATATGACTAATGAAGAGGTTTTAGCAAAAGGTTTAGCTGAAAGGATAGGAATTGACGGCTCAAGAGTAAAACACAGAACAATAGGTAAAGAAGAAGTTATTATTGAGAAGCCAATGTCAAATCACAAGGTAGCTTTGGAAATTGTACTAAATGCACTTACAGACTCTGAGCATGGTGCTATTAAATCAATGGAAGAGATAAGTGCTGTTGGTCACAGAGTAGTACATGGTGGAGAAAAGTTCTCTGGTTCTGTAGTTATTGATGATGAAGTACTAAAAGTTTTAAGAGAATGTGCAGATTTAGCACCATTACATAACCCACCTAACATTATGGGAATTGAGGCATGTCAAGAATTAATGCCTAATACTCCTATGGTAGGTGTGTTTGATACAGCATTCCACCAAACAATGCCAAAGTCTTCATACATCTATCCACTTCCATATGAGCTGTATGAAAAGTATGGAATAAGAAAATATGGATTCCATGGTACATCACATAAATACGTGTCAAACAGAGCTGCTGAAATTTTAGGAAAGGATATTAATGAATTAAATATCATAACATGCCACTTAGGTAATGGAGCAAGTTTAGCTGCTGTTAAAAAAGGTAAGTCAATTGATACAAGTATGGGCTTTACACCATTAGAAGGTCTTGCTATGGGTACAAGATGTGGAGATATTGACCCAGCAATAGTAACATTTTTAATGGAAAAAGAGAATATGTCAACTAGTGAAGTAAATAACTTACTAAATAAAAAATCAGGTGTTTTAGGTATATCAGGTGTAAGCAGTGACTTTAGAGACATAGAAGAAGCAGCTGCTAAAGGAAATGAAAGAGCACAATTAGCCTTAGATAAGTTTACAAGCAGAGTTAAAAAATATGTAGGAGCATATGCAGCTATAATGGGTGGAGTAGATGTAATTGTATTTACAGCTGGATTAGGAGAGAATTCACCAGAAACTAGAGAAGCTGTTTGTGAAGGATTAGAATTTATGGGTGTAGAAATAGATAAAGAGAAAAATAAAGTAAGAGGTAAAGAAACTATTATAAGTACTGAAAATTCTAAGGTTAAAGTATTAGTTGTACCTACTAACGAAGAACTTATGATAGCAAGAGAGACTAAAGCTTTAGTATAG
- a CDS encoding YceD family protein, whose product MKVDISKLLDGTVEVINFCKNVDIPSLTVKGREIELLAPVNIDGGIYRADEDLFINATITYTYKENCARCLAEFSNKVSTVLLGRLVEQDNNVSEEEIDEILVVYKESIVDLQEFINSAILLSLPMKALCNEACKGLCPKCGQNLNLQKCNCEDDFIDPRFAKLKELLD is encoded by the coding sequence ATGAAAGTAGATATTTCAAAACTTCTCGATGGAACTGTTGAAGTAATTAATTTTTGTAAGAATGTTGATATACCTAGTTTAACAGTAAAAGGTAGAGAGATTGAGTTATTAGCTCCTGTGAACATAGATGGTGGAATATACAGGGCTGACGAGGATTTATTTATAAATGCGACAATTACTTATACTTATAAGGAGAATTGTGCTAGATGTCTAGCAGAATTTAGTAATAAAGTAAGTACAGTTCTGTTGGGAAGACTTGTTGAACAAGATAATAATGTTTCAGAAGAGGAAATTGATGAAATTTTAGTTGTATACAAAGAGAGCATAGTGGATTTACAAGAGTTTATAAATTCTGCTATTTTGCTTTCTTTGCCTATGAAGGCGCTTTGTAATGAAGCTTGTAAAGGGCTATGCCCTAAATGTGGTCAAAATTTAAATTTACAAAAGTGTAATTGCGAAGATGACTTTATTGATCCTCGTTTTGCAAAATTAAAAGAATTATTGGACTGA
- the rpmF gene encoding 50S ribosomal protein L32: MAVPKRKVSKARRDKRRASNFKAYAPNLVECPQCHEPKLPHRVCGSCGYYKNKEVIEVE, encoded by the coding sequence ATGGCAGTACCAAAGCGTAAAGTATCAAAAGCTAGAAGAGATAAAAGAAGAGCATCAAATTTTAAGGCGTATGCACCAAATTTAGTTGAGTGCCCACAATGCCATGAACCAAAGTTACCACACAGAGTTTGCGGTTCATGTGGATATTACAAAAATAAAGAAGTTATAGAGGTTGAATAA